A window of Mangifera indica cultivar Alphonso chromosome 13, CATAS_Mindica_2.1, whole genome shotgun sequence contains these coding sequences:
- the LOC123194755 gene encoding protein starmaker-like, with amino-acid sequence MVGGGSRRDVGSIVINNNNVFAALESLRKKKKSEKERGSSKSTGKGSSKTQQHQNKEPEEPPVFWAPSPLKVKSWADVDDDDDYYATTAPPQSVWGSSEAPQDHEKPTNAEDSESEEDILDEGDDDVVEEHDHEHEVPVHHELVVKMPSEGSVISKQETEKQLSKKERKKKELAELEALLADFGVAPNDSNGQVESQVAQGKKDCEPNKEGEKKEDAPGESKTAKKKKKKDKSSKEGQSNESVVANGQNQAVGAEQAKEDASTVDVKERLKKMASSKKKKNSKEMDAAAKAAAQEAAARSAKLAAAKKKEKNHYNQQPVR; translated from the exons atggTGGGTGGTGGTAGCAGGAGAGACGTTGGATCGATTGTCATTAACAACAACAACGTGTTCGCTGCGTTGGAGAGTctgaggaagaaaaagaagtccGAAAAAGAGCGCGGGTCATCCAAAAGCACCGGCAAAGGGTCTTCCAAGACGCAGCAACACCAGAACAAAGAGCCTGAGGAGCCTCCGGTGTTTTGGGCTCCATCCCCGTTGAAAGTCAAATCATGGGCTGATGTTGATGACGACGACGATTATTACGCCACCACGGCTCCACCGCAGTCGGTCTGGGGATCGTCGGAGGCGCCGCAGGATCACGAGAAGCCTACCAATGCAGAG GATAGTGAGAGCGAAGAAGATATTCTAGATGAAGGTGATGATGATGTTGTGGAAGAGCATGATCACGAACATGAGGTTCCAGTGCACCATGAACTGGTAGTGAAGATGCCTTCTGAAGGTTCCGTGATATCTAAACAGGAGACAGAGAAGCAACTATCAAAGaaggagagaaagaagaaggaacTTGCAGAGCTTGAGGCTCTTCTAGCTGATTTTGGGGTTGCCCCAAATGATAGCAATGGCCAAGTTGAATCAC AGGTTGCACAAGGAAAGAAAGATTGCGAACCTAACAAAGAGGGAGAAAAGAAGGAAGATGCTCCTGGAGAATCAAAAActgctaagaagaagaaaaagaaggataaATCTTCAAAGGAGGGTCAGTCTAATGAGTCAGTTGTTGCGAATGGGCAAAATCAAGCTGTTGGAGCTGAGCAGGCAAAGGAGGATGCATCTACTGTTGATGTGAAAGAGCGCTTAAAGAAGATGGCATcttcaaaaaagaagaaaaatagtaaAGAGATGGATGCTGCTGC